The Pleuronectes platessa chromosome 11, fPlePla1.1, whole genome shotgun sequence DNA segment ctaCTGGACAACTGTGCTAGTGCAAAAATCAACCAAGCTTCCAGTTATTATACACTACATAGCATAATTTTCTGAAAACATGTAATTGGTTGTTTGTCAATGAATAAACTGTGAAAATTGAGCCCGACCGATATCAGTTATATCAAtaatcctttcctcctcctcctgatatgagcctttcacagacatttaATATTGTCACTATGAGCTGACATTAAAactttatggttaaactgtaaaacatcaacctcgattacatttctttgtcataaggatTCAatcacaacatgttttttttttatatatatattggccgTTATATCAGATATTTTCACTCCCTCATACTGGTGTCAGCATTACCCCCCAGTCCATATCAGTCTATAGAAAAAACCCATATTATTTATGTCTTAATTTTGTAGTTGTCATTTCAAATCTCTTATTATTCTCTCATCAGGAGGTCAAAGTATTACACATAGACAGAATGCGCTTCAAGATCCGCTCCATTGGGTAAGTCTGGGTTCTGGTTCCTAAATAACATGCAGGCTGTTTAGAGATTGGTTAGTTGTCTAATGTTACCCTGAAAAAATGCACATCAGATTTAGGGTTGTCAAATTTTTACAGCTAACAAATGCTATTCACCTTCATTGAGTCTAATATGGCCAAATAACAGTGTTTATAAGTGTGACTGCAGATATTAAGATATGAAACCacaaaggtccagtgtgtaagaatCAGGTCatagggatctattggcagaaatggaATATAAAACACTAGTGTCTatattgtatgaattgttttctttaccttacaataggccctttatatttgaatactttctgttttttttacagtagcccagactggacaaactttaCACCTTTTTAAGTTTTCATGACAATTGAAGGTTACCACAaattctctttcatgttttgaaAATGAGGGTGAGggatattcagctgcaacaagcAACTTCCCCACTAGATTTCACTGaatttacacactgaacctttaatatatGACCTGTAGAGTTTTCATTGTAACagtaaaacacatacacactgaatgTCCATAATATCTGTAATTTTCATAaaagctagggttagggttgattaaaaaaaaactcactaaTGCCTCAAACACAGGACTCACTGAACTCAATGAATTCCTATATAGAATAAGAAGTCCTTATTAGTATAGAAGGAAGTCCTAACTTTTACACAGTCCATCTACTTTTAATGTCCCCTGTTCTCTAACAACCTGATTTATCTTTTGTTGAAAGATGGGGTGAAGAATTCTCTCTGGAAAAGCATCCACAGGTAAGCCAGTGAAACAGTCACATGATTCTTTAAAATAAGAATTCTTGGAACTTAATGAAAGGTCCATAAGTTCAGTGCATCGATGTGTTATGTCCTATGTTTTCATTCCAGGGAACAGAGGTGAAAGCCATCACATACTCTGCAATGCAGGTCCACGATAAAGAAAAATCCGagatatttgttattattgatATCTGACAAGAATTTCTGAGGAAATATCCCACTTCTGGTTCGTTTTACTTGAAGATCTACTCCGCCAATATGAGGGACATATTATTGACTTGTAAATGATTTTCTACAACTGGGGTGGACTGCTTATTAACTTTATCTGACAGGTTACAGATTAATTATATGACACTGATGTATCTCATatgatatattatttaattatcacaTAACTTTAAATAAGAGAGGAAAAATGGAAGTCTTTATTCCAAagaaaaatttatttattttttgtccaCCCAGTTTAACTTGCCGTGTTTTTGGaaattcaaatatataaaatactgGAAATTGTGTTGATGCCTTATTGATCATCGtagttaaataaaatgtttattattccTGTGGGATTGATAACGTGGTCGCTAAGGCTTTGAAATAAAGACTAACTTTTAACATTTTGTGGATGTGGAGTCATTTTGCGGACATATACGTAAAGAGAAGAGATGACCAAACGGTGGTAACTCAAGTGACACTTGATCAACTGTCAAAGGTAGTGTTTAGGTTGAATGATTCTGAATGAAcgaataaaaatacaattattaaaaaaataataatctagGTCAGCTGTTTGAGTTGTGTTAATTCTTGATAAATCAGTATTGAACTATTGGAGCTCACTGCAATCACTAGGTTGACTAAAGTAAGGAACCCACTGATAAAAAAGTTAACAGATTTTAATTCAaatctctctgtttcttctaaaggataataaaataaagatgaacgtaataattaaaaatagaaGCAGGGGTAGAAGAGAGGTCTACTCATGTttatgacttttttttgttaaaaaacaaacaaacatttgatcAGATATAACGTTGAGATGGTCAATCTCCTTACatagaaacatcaaaaacagaaatatttatgcatgggaaataaaataaagaaagcaaTAGAAGCAGGGGTCgcggttttttttttttattgaaaaacatgcATACAGAGGAATCaggtaaatataataaaatcagTTAAGATAACATAAGATGAATTGAAATCAAATAAGGATCGTATCGGGGCCCTGTAGCCCTCCGGTGGTGACGTCACTGTCCTCACCAGCAGtacttcctctctcctcacgcTCATATGCAGCTGCGCCATCTCCCCTTTGTCCATTCACCGGAGCCGAGCGTCTTGTGACCGGGAGACCAGCCGAGGTTTGTGCGACGAGACCCTTCTTCTCCGCCGACATCTCCGTTATCTGCCCGACCGCAGCTCCGAACTAAAGAACATAGTGAGGTTTCGTTCGCGCGATCTTGCCGCGCCATTGCATTATGAACCCTGCGGATGCTAACAACTGCAACACCGAGTCCGCCATAGAGTCCATCCCAGCGCCGAAGAAAGCCAAAATGGAAGACACCAAGTACCTGCCGGAGCTCCTGGCTGAGAAGGACAGCCTGGATTCCTCGTTCACTCACGCCATGAAGCTCATTTCTGCAGGTAGAGTAAATGTAAAAGCTAATTTCCATTGGGGCTAACTCGAGCTAGCTAGCGTCAGAACGTCTCGTGGCCTAGTTTCTTCTTGCTAGCCGGGGCCCTCCATCAGACAACGGCCTGAACAATGGCGCTCAAACACGTGGATATCAGTTATGTGGGCTCAACTGTTCTCGTTTAAAGATGTCTAGTTTAACTCACTGGGGTTTGGACTTGTTGGAATAATTTATTAACGTGTTTTTACGTGTGCTACGGTCTCTTTTTGTAAAGCCCCTGcataacattaacacaattcaATTCGTATCAGTGATCCACACGGAGATACTTATAGTCGCACATTTACTACATAAATATACTGAATGCTAGAACAAATGCGGTTAAAGACAAATACTGGGTGTATCTGGTGTTTTGGCGcgatatttgttttataatcCCCACAATTTATATAGGCTTCGTTCAGTGATTTGCAAACTGCTGCTGACATCTTTTTACGTATAACCAAGGCAATACAATTTCTTTGTTTAGAAACTAAGTTTACTTTTAAATCACACGTCTTACTGAAACCAATCCTCTGCAGAAATTGAGAGGATCCAGAAGGGTGAAACCAAGAAGGAGCCAGAGAAGGAAACCTACCTGGACCTGTTTGCAACCAAGAATCTCAAGCTCAAGGAGCGAGTGCTCATTCCCACCAAGCAGTACCCCAGGGTGAGCATCTACCTTTAGATTGGTCTGTTTTCCTTGTGTCATGCCAGGCAGGCTTTTCAGATGCAACCATCTGATAAAATTTGACCAGTTCGGTTTTTAAATGGAGCTGGTCGTGCATTAATTTGGTACACATGTATGATGAGCTCTCTCAGCCATTAGCTTTTCTGTCTCAGAGACGGTTCCTGTTGTGCCATAAGCCAGGTACTCCAACAAAACCTGCAATGACAAACCCAAAATAGGTCTTCCTGGGAGTATTCTAGGTTTAAATTGATGTAAAACTATACAAACCGTTTACTTCTGGTCTACGGTAAGTATATTATACTGGTAAGAAATCTCatctatacatttttttttttttttccccctacaGGTGAACTTCGTTGGTAAGCTTTTGGGACCTCAGGGTAGCACAATCAAGAGGCTCCAGGAGGATACTGGTGCCAAGATATCAGTCCTGGGTAAAGGTTCCATGAGAGACAAGAATAAGGTATGTCTTTTACTCCCTGCACAACTGTGCAGACTGTTTGCACATATGTATCCTGTGACTGGTTTGTGTAGTTATTCTAAATTGCATTTAATGTTgtttgacaggaggaggagctgaggaaggGTGGTGAGGCTAAATATGCCCATCTGAGCATGGAGCTGCATGTGTTCATTGAGGTGATGGCCCCCATCCCAGAGGCCTATATGCGCATGGCTCATGCCATGGAGGAGGTCAAGAAGTTCCTTATTCCTGTAAGTGTCCATTACAACctattcatttgttttccagatgTACAAGGTGTTAAGTCTGACTTGTCCAGGGGAATTGAAGAGTAAATGGTTGACTTTTCTGTAGGAGCCTGGTGAGCATGAACAGTATATGGATCCACACTTCCTAAACGGATCCCAGGATGGATCAGGCAGGGGGCGAGGTGGTCATCCTGGAAGGGGCAGAGGTGGACCCCCCGGTGCGGGACCAAGGTAGGATCCCATATTCATATCGACAATCTGCCACAGCATGTTGTATCAACATATGGATAGAGATTGAATATGTCTGTTAAATTGAGTGAAGCATTAGAAGATCTTATCTGATTCATTCAGTTAACTGTTTGACCACATTAACACCTGGCAAACATTTTACAGGGGCCGTGGAATGCCACGTGGGGGCCCTCGAGGAGCGATGCGTGGTGGAGCTCCACGGGGAGGACTGGGACGGGGCAACGCTCCTAGGGGTGCACCTTCTGGTAGGGGGGGTCCACCTTCTGCTCCTAACAGAGGAGGCTCCGCTCCCCGCTCTAGGCCACCTGCAGCTGGGGCACAAAGAATGCTCCCATCAGCTGGCATGTCCCACCAGCAACATCAAGTTCCCTCTTCGGGAGCACAACCCAAAGCTGACGGCTATGAGGACTATGTAAGTTTCTTCATTCTGCTGTTTTGTGGTTTCAAGTTCAAATTGTTGCCCAATAAATGTGCAGTGTGGTTAACATAGCCTTAATGTTCTCCTTGTAGCCTCAGTACGACGACTCCTACGCAGAACAATCATATGAAGGATATGATAATTATTACAATCAACAGTCTGCTCCCGCGTAAGTCAAAATATATCTTAAATGTCTAACTCCTCATTTAGTCTAATGATATTTAATTGAAATTATATTGTACTAACACTTCTTTGCAATCTGTGATCAGCGATACTGAATATTTTGACTATGGACACGGGGAGGCCCAGGAACCAGCCTACGAGCCCTATGGTAAGATTTTAAATTTGCGATCAAATAAAAACCACTGCAAGAAATTCCCATGGGTATTATTATACGTCTCTACCCCACactcatttttttctcttttcttttcttcctgtcttcacAGCTCAAGAAGATTGGGACAACTCGTGGTCGAACGCCGGGGCTGGAGGCAAAGTCCCCCAATCCAGGCAGTCGAAGGGATCATATAGAGAGCACCCATATGGAAGATACTGAACGCCTACTGGTAGAGAGTTGCTACGGCAGCTGTCTCCGATTTGTAAATCGCTTAACTTTTCAAAAGTAATTTCCCTCCCGTTCGTTCCCtcttttttatgctttattttagttttttgtttttaaactctgaTGTTTTGGTGGTTGTAACATAGTGTCAGGGGAGAAACACGAATGCAAGTTCTTTTCATTGTTTATCTGCTTCcatttaatgtttgtttcagttgcGTAGTTGCCAGTTAAGGTCCTAGTGACATAAACCTTAAAGGAAGAAGTGACGTTTTAGTGATATTTGATGGTTAATTTTCAGTTTCCGTGATTGTGGCGACAAACTTTTTTCACATAGGCTGCATGTTAAAAGTCTTTCATGACAGGACAAAAAAGGATCACAATGACTCAATGTAACTTAACATTAACTAAACACGATTTATTTGCAAATTCAAACACAGCCCTGAACcactttgaataaaaacaaaagtcttAACAGGTGTTTATACAACAATACAAATCTATTATTGTGTGACGTTATAAACTATCCTGTTGAAATCCATTTGACAAGAGAAATGCCACCTTATTTTTTGCCATTTCTTACAATTGGTACATTAACATCTGTCGGGCTTTTActtgcaaaatgatcactgatGTTACAAAAGTTCTTGTAAAGCTTGAAGGATTAGCAATCCTTACTGTGTGTAAGGAAGTCTTCAGCCAGCTCAATATTATGTACATAATCTAAAGACAACTGTGTATGCTTTAAGCCGTGCCGTCTCCAAAATGCATAATGCTTGTGTACCCTTTGGCTAAATAGGATCCTAAATATATCCCAAAATGTTTTTCTGCAGTGCGTGTTTCAATAAAGTTTCTAGTTTCTTTTTAATCAAACTAAATATGGTATTTTGCCTTTGTTGTACCAAAGGAATGCCTTCAGTTTGTGAAAGTGGTCTTCAGTGGTTTCTCAACAACTGAAtaagctgttttttttacacgtcagcctgatttaaaaaaaaaaaaagagcaccaaacaaaaaaaaagcagtgtTTTGCTAATGAACGTATCCTCTTCGTCTGTTTTTCAAAACTTATCTAGATGGCACTTGTAATGTCAGAAATAAAATTGGAGCTCATCATTCATTGAGGTAATGTGCTGCCAAATACATGTTTGCCTTGACAATGATATAGTGCTTTATGTATTGTCATTAACATTTAGTTTAGTATATCTCTTCAAGCTCTCAAGAGAGCAGTGCATCTTCAGCCGCTTGAAATAACTGAATTTCAACAGTATTTCAAATCAAGCTTGCAGGGATCTTACTTGACTTTGATGCAAAGTCATGCTGgctggttttaaaaaaagaaaaaaatcgcAGTGGAGAGGATTCTAAAAGCCTAAAGATCGCCACACGAAGGTAAAACTAACCCCAACACTCATTTGTTagattttgtattgttttctgtGCAAAACATCCAAGTCATTCAAAACATCAAAACCATTGAATTACCAAATTATGCTATTAGTAGTTATTCCGAGCAAAATAAgccgtaaaaaaaacaatcagaaaTGGTTGTGATGCAACTCTTGCTCTAATAAAACCTATAATGGTCCTTTCATTTCACTCAATACTTAATGATTTCCATATTGATTATTTCTGTAGAATGTAGATTAATGAAAATTAGTAGTTGCACTTAAAGCGATTTAAAACATCCCATTGGTGGACACAATCGACTCTTCAGCTTGAGTTGCATGATACTTGTGTAGCATAAAATTAGTCTTGCATGTGTTGTCCATTGTGTGCATGTCGGCAGTGGTTGGTCCAAGGTCTcatttctgtttctcctcctagGTTGTCACTGAACTGTGAAGGTGCAGTTGACACAAAAGACTCCAGCTAACCCAGATCTTTCATGTGAGTAGGGAAGAAATTACAGATGAATTCTAGTCCTGGATTTTGCCTTCGTGCTGCttcatatttgtatgttttcaaCAGGTTGTTGGAAATTCCCTGGGAGCGTCTGAGGCTGATCACAGCTTTTCAATACTGATCCCATGAGGGGAGAAATACTCTGCTTTTTACTTAAGCAAAGAAGATGCCTTTTTATATGAACAATGATGATGTGCAATTTTAGCTCTTTTATTGAATTTTTCAAGATTGACCATTTTTTATACTGAAGAAAAATTGTGATCTGGTATTTTGtctgaggaaaaaaataaaggtttttcaatggaaaactgtgtttttatttacttgtacATATGATAGGATCAAAAAATGACAGTAGTTAGGCAGGAAGTTTAGATCTTTAATATTAGGCAATGGGTTTTGTTCAGGATAAAGGATAAGATATCTACCTATGGGATTTCAGTCCTatcttttgatttat contains these protein-coding regions:
- the khdrbs1a gene encoding KH domain-containing, RNA-binding, signal transduction-associated protein 1a; amino-acid sequence: MNPADANNCNTESAIESIPAPKKAKMEDTKYLPELLAEKDSLDSSFTHAMKLISAEIERIQKGETKKEPEKETYLDLFATKNLKLKERVLIPTKQYPRVNFVGKLLGPQGSTIKRLQEDTGAKISVLGKGSMRDKNKEEELRKGGEAKYAHLSMELHVFIEVMAPIPEAYMRMAHAMEEVKKFLIPEPGEHEQYMDPHFLNGSQDGSGRGRGGHPGRGRGGPPGAGPRGRGMPRGGPRGAMRGGAPRGGLGRGNAPRGAPSGRGGPPSAPNRGGSAPRSRPPAAGAQRMLPSAGMSHQQHQVPSSGAQPKADGYEDYPQYDDSYAEQSYEGYDNYYNQQSAPADTEYFDYGHGEAQEPAYEPYAQEDWDNSWSNAGAGGKVPQSRQSKGSYREHPYGRY